In Elaeis guineensis isolate ETL-2024a chromosome 1, EG11, whole genome shotgun sequence, a genomic segment contains:
- the LOC105060314 gene encoding magnesium transporter MRS2-B isoform X1: protein MSETASKPREPSAASASHLPIFQGMDLLELKKRGQDLRSWIRVDAATGSSQVIEVDKFTMMQRCDLPARDLRLLDPLLVHPSTILGRERAIVINLEQIRCIITADEVFITDSPDVHVMQYVEKLQHRLTAQSGDVLTGGSTSPDDLPFEFRALETAIEATCTFLDSQVAALESEAYPVLDELTSKISEFNLEHVRRLKRRLVALTWRVQKARDAIEQLMDDDGDMAEMYLTEKKRRKEASFHGDQSIQGFDSIGAGVSGSVPVSPVCSPPEPQKLVEETLILARSRQDNMKRSDNTENVVELEMLLEAYFVLIDGTLNKLTSLTEYIDDTEDFINIQLDNVRNQLIQFELLLTVAAFVIAIFGVVTGIFGMNFPVTLFQKSRAFQWVLIITGVSGVVIFCSFLAYLRYRRLFPFHVRLRYRKWFLSALSARPPEAAIA from the exons ATGAGTGAGACGGCCTCAAAACCACGGGAACCCTCCGCTGCCAGCGCCAGTCACCTCCCCATCTTCCAGGGCATGGACTTGCTGGAGCTCAAGAAGCGGGGGCAAGACCTCCGATCGTGGATCCGCGTCGACGCCGCGACTGGGAGCTCGCAGGTGATCGAAGTGGACAAGTTCACGATGATGCAGCGGTGCGACCTCCCAGCCCGCGACCTCCGCCTCCTGGACCCACTTCTCGTCCATCCTTCCACCATCCTTGGCCGGGAGAGGGCCATTGTCATCAATCTCGAGCAGATCCGCTGCATCATCACTGCCGACGAGGTGTTCATCACCGACTCCCCCGACGTCCATGTCATGCAGTACGTTGAGAAGCTCCAGCACCGTCTCACCGCCCAATCCGGGGACGTCCTCACCGGTGGGTCCACTTCACCGGATGACCTCCCCTTTGAGTTCCGGGCGCTCGAGACTGCAATCGAGGCCACCTGCACCTTCCTAGATTCACAG GTTGCTGCACTAGAAAGTGAAGCATACCCTGTATTAGATGAGCTAACATCAAAGATCAGTGAATTTAATTTGGAACATGTTCGTCGATTGAAAAGAAGGCTTGTTGCATTGACTTGGAGAGTTCAAAAG GCTCGGGATGCGATAGAGCAGTTGATGGATGATGATGGTGATATGGCTGAAATGTATCTTACTGAGAAGAAAAGACGAAAGGAAGCATCATTCCACGGTGACCAGTCTATCCAAGGATTTGATTCTATTGGTGCTGGAGTATCAGGTTCTGTTCCAGTTTCACCTGTTTGTTCACCACCTGAACCTCAAAAGCTTGTTGAGGAGACCTTGATTCTTGCTAGAAGCAGACAAGATAATATGAAACGTTCTGACAACACAGAAAACGTAGTGGAGTTGGAGATGCTGTTGGAAGCTTACTTTGTGCTCATCGATGGCACTCTTAACAAACTGACTTCG CTAACGGAGTACATTGATGACACGGAAGATTTTATTAACATCCAACTG GACAATGTTCGGAATCAGCTGATCCAATTTGAGTTGCTGCTAACGGTTGCAGCATTTGTCATTGCCATCTTTGGGGTTGTTACAGGGATCTTTGGCATGAATTTTCCAGTAACATTATTTCAAAAATCGAGAGCATTCCAATGGGTGCTAATAATTACTGGAGTGTCCGGTGTAGTTATATTCTGCTCCTTCCTAGCTTATTTGAGATACAGAAGATTATTCCCTTTCCACGTACGTCTCAGATATAGAAAGTGGTTTCTCTCGGCGCTATCTGCTAGGCCTCCAGAAGCAGCAATTGCATAA
- the LOC105060314 gene encoding magnesium transporter MRS2-1 isoform X2, with product MSETASKPREPSAASASHLPIFQGMDLLELKKRGQDLRSWIRVDAATGSSQVIEVDKFTMMQRCDLPARDLRLLDPLLVHPSTILGRERAIVINLEQIRCIITADEVFITDSPDVHVMQYVEKLQHRLTAQSGDVLTGGSTSPDDLPFEFRALETAIEATCTFLDSQVAALESEAYPVLDELTSKISEFNLEHVRRLKRRLVALTWRVQKARDAIEQLMDDDGDMAEMYLTEKKRRKEASFHGDQSIQGFDSIGAGVSENVVELEMLLEAYFVLIDGTLNKLTSLTEYIDDTEDFINIQLDNVRNQLIQFELLLTVAAFVIAIFGVVTGIFGMNFPVTLFQKSRAFQWVLIITGVSGVVIFCSFLAYLRYRRLFPFHVRLRYRKWFLSALSARPPEAAIA from the exons ATGAGTGAGACGGCCTCAAAACCACGGGAACCCTCCGCTGCCAGCGCCAGTCACCTCCCCATCTTCCAGGGCATGGACTTGCTGGAGCTCAAGAAGCGGGGGCAAGACCTCCGATCGTGGATCCGCGTCGACGCCGCGACTGGGAGCTCGCAGGTGATCGAAGTGGACAAGTTCACGATGATGCAGCGGTGCGACCTCCCAGCCCGCGACCTCCGCCTCCTGGACCCACTTCTCGTCCATCCTTCCACCATCCTTGGCCGGGAGAGGGCCATTGTCATCAATCTCGAGCAGATCCGCTGCATCATCACTGCCGACGAGGTGTTCATCACCGACTCCCCCGACGTCCATGTCATGCAGTACGTTGAGAAGCTCCAGCACCGTCTCACCGCCCAATCCGGGGACGTCCTCACCGGTGGGTCCACTTCACCGGATGACCTCCCCTTTGAGTTCCGGGCGCTCGAGACTGCAATCGAGGCCACCTGCACCTTCCTAGATTCACAG GTTGCTGCACTAGAAAGTGAAGCATACCCTGTATTAGATGAGCTAACATCAAAGATCAGTGAATTTAATTTGGAACATGTTCGTCGATTGAAAAGAAGGCTTGTTGCATTGACTTGGAGAGTTCAAAAG GCTCGGGATGCGATAGAGCAGTTGATGGATGATGATGGTGATATGGCTGAAATGTATCTTACTGAGAAGAAAAGACGAAAGGAAGCATCATTCCACGGTGACCAGTCTATCCAAGGATTTGATTCTATTGGTGCTGGAGTATCAG AAAACGTAGTGGAGTTGGAGATGCTGTTGGAAGCTTACTTTGTGCTCATCGATGGCACTCTTAACAAACTGACTTCG CTAACGGAGTACATTGATGACACGGAAGATTTTATTAACATCCAACTG GACAATGTTCGGAATCAGCTGATCCAATTTGAGTTGCTGCTAACGGTTGCAGCATTTGTCATTGCCATCTTTGGGGTTGTTACAGGGATCTTTGGCATGAATTTTCCAGTAACATTATTTCAAAAATCGAGAGCATTCCAATGGGTGCTAATAATTACTGGAGTGTCCGGTGTAGTTATATTCTGCTCCTTCCTAGCTTATTTGAGATACAGAAGATTATTCCCTTTCCACGTACGTCTCAGATATAGAAAGTGGTTTCTCTCGGCGCTATCTGCTAGGCCTCCAGAAGCAGCAATTGCATAA